The genomic DNA GACAGCCTTTGACGGACGAACAGATAGATGCCGCCTGGATCGCCATGCTCGATGATGTTCCGGATTATAAGCTGGATCTTTTGCTCGACCTCCGCAAGCGTTACAATACGATGCTGCTCAGCAATACGAACGAGATTCATTGGGACTGGTCGGAAAAGACCTGTTTTTCCTATAAAGGCTACCATGCTTCCGACTTTTTCAATCATATTTATCTTTCCTACCGCCTCCATCTGCTGAAACCCGATGCCGAAATTTTCGAATATGTCCTGCAAGATGCCGATATCCGTCCTGAAGAAACACTTTTCATAGATGATGCCGTCCCCAATTGCCGTACGGCGGAATCACTAGGATTCCATACCTATACGCCGCAACCTCGTGAAGACTGGTCGCATTTGTTTGGAATTATGAATCATAAATCATAAATCTCTCACATTTAATATATTGTATGATGTCTCTACGTCATACACATCGTTACCGTCCACCTTCTTGATATAGTTTACAACACGGATGGTAACGGGAAGGATGATTACTTCATAGAGGGATTTCAGAACCGCCTGTGTCCCGATCATAATGAAAAGTTCGCCTATCGGTATCAGTCCGGCGAAAGCGATCGGGAAAAAGATCATCGAATCGGCACTCTCGCCGACCAAAGTGGAGACGATGGCCCGTAAAGAGAAATTCTTTCCGGCTGAAGCAATCTTCATCTTACTCATCACGTAAGCATTCAGGAACGAACCGACAAGAAAAGCCATCAGGCTTGCTATGGCGATGCGCGGTGCCATTCCGAACACGAAGTTGAAACCTTCTTCGCCTTCCCAAAATGGGGCGGCAGGCAACATCACCGCCAATTGCGCAAATCCGATTACAAGGAAATTAGAAATGAATCCGCTCCAAATAATCAGGCGTGCCTTCTTGAATCCCCATACTTCGGCGATACAGTCATTGATGATATATGAGATCGGGAAAACGATCAGTCCGGCAGTCGCTGTGATGCCGAATACCTGGATAACTTTGGTTTCTAACAGGTTTGAAGCTACCAGGCAGATATTGAACAGGATGCCTAACAGCATGAATGGTACGGTTACAGTAGATGTCTTCTGCATATTTCTTGTTTTTAACGAGGTTTATCAAGCACTCGGTGAATAATATAAAGGAACGTTTTTGGTATTCCGAGGGCAAAGATAGTGATATTTTTATTTATGCCTATTATATGTGACAGCCGAATGAGGCGATAAGCAGCCTTAAAACCGACAGAAAGAGAATCGCCATTTCTCTGTCACTCTATCACATTTTGTCTTGTATGTGTTGATATCCATGTTGTGCAAGGTGTGATACATGCCGGATTCATGTATCACGCCTGTATCACACTGTGTCACACATCCGACTGGGATTTTAGCAATATATATATGATCTTTCTGCTAAGTATGTATCTTAATTACAAAGGATTAGTATGATATGGCTCCGAACACCCGGGTGTACCCTTTTCGGACATCCGGGTGTGGGGGGTGGTAACATCCGGGTGTAGAAAGCCGGAAGATGGGGGTGTTGTCAACCATTTCTGCTTACTTTCCGCTCTTTTTCTGCTTGTCTTTAGTAAAAAAGTGCCTTAGGATGGTGAAATGGCTTCTGCATAAATGCATATCGGTACGTTTCCTTTCGTTTTGTGGATAGATGTTTTCCTGCTTGAATCAGAACCGGTTGCGCAGTTCCTCCGATGCCTTGTAGCGGACTAACGACATATAGCCGGCTCCCATCCGTAAGTTCGGCAAAATGCGATAATTGATTTCTCCTATGGTAAGGAACCATCCGGCTTCCCTGAAATCGTCTCGCGGACGGATATTTTTACATAAATACCTGATAATTCTGGATTATAATTCCCCTGAGAGGCTGTTTGGTTTTTGTGTCCAATGATTTGAGATGGCCGGGAGGACGTTTAAAGTTGCCGGTCGGGATATTTTAGTAGATGTTGGCCATGCTAACCAGTGGCTCGTACAGTTTCTCTATATCTTGGGCGTCCAGTTCGATGGTGAGCTGGTCACCGGGGAGTATGGTTTGTCCGGTGGGGGAGATGTCTTTGCGGTCGCGGTGGATATTCATGATTATGCAATGGTTGGGAAGTTCGAGCGTATCGACCTCCTTGCGGTCGAAATAGGCTCCGGCCATCACTTCCACGTCCAAAGTCAGCCGCTTCTGCTCACGGAAGGCCGGTTTGTTGATCATCTCTTCATAGAACATTACGTTGAACGGCTTTATTCCCAACAGTTCCGTGAAATAATAAGTGAGTCCTCCTACGACGATGGAAGGATAGAAAACTTCGAAATGCCCTGTGATCTCCGTAATCAGGATAATGGCTGTGATAGGAGTGCGCACGACGGCGACCAGGAAGGCGCCCATTCCGATCAGCATGACATAGCTCACACTTTCCATCCTGACGATCCCGTGTTGCACCAGGATGAGGGCATAGAGCTTACCGGTCAGTCCGCCTGTCACCAGAGTCGGGATAAAGTTCCCTCCCGGCAATCCGGAGGAGAAGGAAAAAACGGTAAATACCATGTGCAGGAACATCATCCCTGCAATCCAATAGATATTGCTGTTGCCGCCTTCCGCCTGTTGCATCAGGAACTGCTCGCCTCCACCGGTCAGATCAGTGACCGTCAGCGAAATGATGTATGCCATGCCCAGAAGACCTAACAGCTTGATATATTCGGGTTGCCGGATGGCCGGGTACATCCGTTTGGCGTATAGCATCAGCAGTGAATAGAGTTTGCCGAAAACCGATACGATGACGGCAAACAGGATATACAGCTTGATATGCAGTCCCATCGACAGGTCGGGCACGATGGCCTGTATGTCGTGGTACGGGTTGATCGGGAAAATCGTACTGGCGATCGCTCCGGCGACGACACCGGCCAGGATCGTCGTGATAGCCGTTTTCGGAGCATCGAAGCGTTCGATCGATTCGATCACCAGCGTAGCGGCGGCAAGAGGAGCGGCAAAGGCAGCTGCCAGTCCTGCGCCTGCGCCTGCGGCAAGGAGCTGTTTGCGTTCGCCGCTCAGGATATGTCCCCATTTGCTGACCAGGTCACCTATGTAGGAACCCATTTGTACAGAAGGTCCCTCGCGTCCCATCGAGAGACCGCTGCTGAGTGTCAGCACACCACCCGCAAACTTAGCCAGCAGTTGGCGAAAGGAATGTGCATACTCGATGCGTCCATTGATAACGCCCCGTGTCTGCGAAATGCCTCCGCCTCCGATGTAAGGCCACCGTCTGGCCATCCGGGCGACGAAGCAGAGGATACCCCATAGGGCAAGGAATAAGACGATATGGTAATACCAGGGAGGCGAAGACTGGAAGAAGTTCTTCCGCATATTGAAGAATAGTTGCAGCAGATAGTGGTAAGGAACCGCCACCAATCCGGTCAGCAGTCCTACGATCAGACTCACGAAATAGAGTCTGGCATCTACCAGCTTCAGTTTTACTATCCGATTAATCTTCATCTTCCCTTAAACAGGGAGCGAAGGCCGTTGGTTTAGCTTTCAATTCTCAAAAGCATCTGATATATCCCAACGAATAAGTCTCGTACAGGTTATCCTTCATTCCGTGTGTATACCGGAAGGAGATTATGTTTTTCTTGATCTCGTATCTGAGGTTGTTGCGCCAATGTATGGGGCGGTCACCGTTGTTTTCGTATCCGTAAAACCCGGCCAGGTTGGTGGCGAGCGTGAAGCCTCTGTATTTACCGGTGAACCCGACTCCGTATGAGATGGCGTCGTTCTGGCGATGCACCATGTCGTTCGTCATCCAGCAATAGAACCCGGCGAGCGCCTGCATACGGATCGAGGCCTTCCCGTCGGCACTTTTCCACAGGTTACGCCCCATGTTTACGTCGAACCAGTAGGAGGCGGCATCGGTAAAACGGGCGTCGCACAGGCGGCCTCCGCTGGCTGTCTTGATGTTGGCGCTAATGGTCGCGTCTACCCATTTCTCGCTTTTCAGGACTTGGAAAAAGGAGCTGATAACGATGTCGCCGTTATATTTGATCGGGCTTTCCGTATCCACGGCAAAGCGTTCGTCACGCGTTTCCGGTGTCATCTTATATTTTTCCTTGAAGCACCAGTTCACTTCGATTCCCGCGCGCCCCCTGAAGAAGGGCAGCAGGGCACGCCCCACGATGTCCCAGGTCTTGTCACCCGTATAATAATGGTATTCGCCCCGTACTTCCACTTCGTACCGCTCGCTCACCTGTCCGTCCCTCATTTCCGGGATCGGAAAGGCGTTCGGACCGAAATAGCGCGGAGAATATATGAGCAGTTCTGTTTTGTCGCGCCAACTGTCGGCATGGCTATAAGTGGCTGAAAAGACAAATACGAATGTTATCAATAATATTCGGGATAAATATTTCATCATGGATGTATTTTTTCTTAAGGCCACAAAAGTACATATTTCATATTGATTTAGTACATTTGCCTCAAACAAATCTTTAAACCATAAAGTACCATGAGACATTTACATTTTGGGAAGCTGTTTTTTGTTGTCTTTTCCCTCTTGTTAGCCTATACGGTTTCGGCGCGTAAACCGATTAAAACATTACTGATCACAGGACAAAACAACCATAACTGGCAGGTGAGCCATGTTGTGCTGAAACAAATCCTGGAAAATTCCGGTCGTTTTGATGTGGACTTTGTCATCTCTCCCGAACAGGGCAAGGATATGTCCGGTTTTGTGCTCGACTTTAGCCCTTACCAGTTGGTAGTGCTGGACTATAACGGAGATTCGTGGCCGGAGGAGACGAACCGCCGCTTCCTGGAATATGTGCAGAACGGCGGTGGTGTTGTCATTTATCATGCAGCCGACAATGCTTTCTCCAAATGGCCGGAGTTCAATAGGATCTGTGCTTTGGGTGGTTGGGAAGGACGTAATGAGAATTCCGGCCCTTATGTGTATTGGAAGGACGGAAAACTGGTCAAGGACAGTTCGGCGGGTCCGGGTGGTTCTCATGGACGCCAGCACGAATATGTGCTGAACGGGCGTGACAAGGTGCATCCGGTTGTGAAGGGCCTGCCTTTAAAATGGCGTCATGCCAAAGATGAACTTTACGACCGTATGCGGGGACCGGGCAATATCCGGGATATTTTGTACACGGCCTATTCGGATAAGGAAACAAACGGTTCCGGTCGTGAAGAACCGCTGGTATTTACGGTCGATTACGGGAATGCTCGCATCTTCCATACGATGCTTGGCCATGCCGGTGCTACTACGGAAGATAATATAGCAATGCAATGTACGGGCTTCCAGGTGCTTTTGCTTCGTGGCGCCGAATGGGCGGCAACCGGAAAAGTAACCCAGAAAGTCCCGAAAGATTTCCCGACGGAGACTACTTGTTCTTATCGGAAAGATTATAAGGAGAATTGACAATTATCAATTGTCAATTCTTAAAGCGGATATTCCTCGAACGCATACAATGCTGTAGACAAATATCTCTCGCCCGTATCCGGTAATAATGCTACAATCGTTTTCCCTTCGTTCTCCGGGAGACGGGCCAGTTGCACGGCGGCATATACGGCTGCTCCGGAAGAAATGCC from Parabacteroides merdae ATCC 43184 includes the following:
- a CDS encoding HAD family hydrolase, which encodes MEGIKNLVIDFGGVIINLTRNRCIEAFESLGVANIREQIVNNYQHKDLFMKIELGSITVAEFREGIRHLTRQPLTDEQIDAAWIAMLDDVPDYKLDLLLDLRKRYNTMLLSNTNEIHWDWSEKTCFSYKGYHASDFFNHIYLSYRLHLLKPDAEIFEYVLQDADIRPEETLFIDDAVPNCRTAESLGFHTYTPQPREDWSHLFGIMNHKS
- a CDS encoding queuosine precursor transporter — its product is MQKTSTVTVPFMLLGILFNICLVASNLLETKVIQVFGITATAGLIVFPISYIINDCIAEVWGFKKARLIIWSGFISNFLVIGFAQLAVMLPAAPFWEGEEGFNFVFGMAPRIAIASLMAFLVGSFLNAYVMSKMKIASAGKNFSLRAIVSTLVGESADSMIFFPIAFAGLIPIGELFIMIGTQAVLKSLYEVIILPVTIRVVNYIKKVDGNDVYDVETSYNILNVRDL
- a CDS encoding ThuA domain-containing protein produces the protein MRHLHFGKLFFVVFSLLLAYTVSARKPIKTLLITGQNNHNWQVSHVVLKQILENSGRFDVDFVISPEQGKDMSGFVLDFSPYQLVVLDYNGDSWPEETNRRFLEYVQNGGGVVIYHAADNAFSKWPEFNRICALGGWEGRNENSGPYVYWKDGKLVKDSSAGPGGSHGRQHEYVLNGRDKVHPVVKGLPLKWRHAKDELYDRMRGPGNIRDILYTAYSDKETNGSGREEPLVFTVDYGNARIFHTMLGHAGATTEDNIAMQCTGFQVLLLRGAEWAATGKVTQKVPKDFPTETTCSYRKDYKEN
- a CDS encoding ClC family H(+)/Cl(-) exchange transporter, with protein sequence MKINRIVKLKLVDARLYFVSLIVGLLTGLVAVPYHYLLQLFFNMRKNFFQSSPPWYYHIVLFLALWGILCFVARMARRWPYIGGGGISQTRGVINGRIEYAHSFRQLLAKFAGGVLTLSSGLSMGREGPSVQMGSYIGDLVSKWGHILSGERKQLLAAGAGAGLAAAFAAPLAAATLVIESIERFDAPKTAITTILAGVVAGAIASTIFPINPYHDIQAIVPDLSMGLHIKLYILFAVIVSVFGKLYSLLMLYAKRMYPAIRQPEYIKLLGLLGMAYIISLTVTDLTGGGEQFLMQQAEGGNSNIYWIAGMMFLHMVFTVFSFSSGLPGGNFIPTLVTGGLTGKLYALILVQHGIVRMESVSYVMLIGMGAFLVAVVRTPITAIILITEITGHFEVFYPSIVVGGLTYYFTELLGIKPFNVMFYEEMINKPAFREQKRLTLDVEVMAGAYFDRKEVDTLELPNHCIIMNIHRDRKDISPTGQTILPGDQLTIELDAQDIEKLYEPLVSMANIY